cgtgggtgaaggatccggcgtggctggggctgtgatgtaggccagtggctacagctccaatttgacccctggcccggggccCTCCATacgcggtgggtgtggccctaaaaagacacacacaaaaatgtttttaaaccatTAGGAAGATTTTAAGAGGGTATTAGGAGTAAATTCACACcaataaatctgaaaattaaataaagctGACAAGCTTCTAGAGAACTCACCAACACCgacttaagaagaaaaagaaatctaaatttaGCTAATACAGACAGGAATCTAATACTGTCCTGCAAAAAACTCCAGGCCTAAGTGGTTTCACCTGTGAATTAACCGCAAACGTTTAAGATATTGGCTAAACTTATCCTAACGCTTCCAGATCGTTTTTTTAAAAGACGAGAGGATAATTCtcaattcactttttttcccttggccacAGCACGCAGacgttctagggccagggatcgaacccacaccacaacagtgacaacaccaggtccttaccctgctgagccaccagggaactccaattcttattttcttttaattaattaattaccaattcaatttttttaaggtctgcacccacagcatatgggggttcctaggccaggggtccaatcagagcggcaaccgtcagcctacaccacaaccacagcaacgccagatccttgacccactgagcggggccagggatcgaacctgcgtcctcctggatactcgccaggttccttaccactgagccacaacggggacgcCGCTCTCATTTCATCTTATGAAGCAAGATAGCCTTGCCAACAAAAAGGGAGCCATTACCTTAGAGGATAATGAGGGGGTACACTCACTCGTAGACACGGCGGTGAGAACCCTAAGGAAAAtatcagccactgtggaaagcatgGCCCCGTCCCCCACAGCTGTGGCCTCCAGGCGTGGGGCCCAGACTCCCGCCTCCCCTGATGTGGGTTTGGGGTGCTGACACCAGCACCTACACGGCGTGTGCTGTGCACGGACGTGGTACCATTTAACAGGTTCCCGGTGGTCAGGCTGGAGCTCTGGACACCTGTTCAGGGCGGCAGGTGGCacacggcggggggggggggggggcctccagGCCAGAGGTTCCCCCAGTTTAGTGAGGGCTGGACCCCAGGCCTTCCACctgcctttcctgcctccttctaGGAGGTgaacatggggggggggaggggtcacGCTCAGAGAGGCCCCCTCCAAAAACGGGGGCAAACAAAATTAGGACGGGGGATCCAGAGGTGCATAAAATAAGGACCCGACATCACGAGGCGGTTGACCGTCTTCCAGGAATGTGAGGCTTTTGAATTTTGGAAAAAGCAACTTATAACATCAACAGGCCAGAAGGGAAAGGCGACCCGACCACCTCGGTATTTAGAGAAAAAGCTTTGGTGGAGATGCAGCGCTTATTTacggaaaaacaaaacaaaactcttcagTTCGGAAGAGAAATTCCCTGAATGTGATAAAGGGAATCACGAAACAAGCCTAGAGCAAATATCCCACTTAAAGATGAAACACTGGAAGCCCTTCCTGGGTTTGGAAGGAAGACAGGGCTGAGCCGGGAGCTCTGGCCGgaggaagcaagaaagaaaacGAGCCGAAATCAATGACACGTCAGTAACCTTTTGAGCTGAAAAAGGCTAAGAAGAGGACTAAAGGAAGCTGTCTTTCTCAGCACACGACACGCGCGTGCAGAGCAAACAGCCAAAAGCACGCGTGGGTAAAACCTGTGAGGGTAAAGATGTGATTTGAGCTCAGTGGCCAGACTTCTAAAAATAATCCAATTTGTTTCTGCATATTAGCAATAAGCAATGGGGGGGCTTAAatgtcattaaaacaaaaaatgaatttctaggaataaatctaataaaagatACGCAGAAAAGCTACAAAATAGtcctaagaaaacagaaacagatatcAAAAAATGGAGAGATACACCCGATCTTGGAAAGACTGGTTTGCCCCAGACTAATCCAAAGAGTAGGtgatggaattcccatcgtggctcagcagaaatgagtctgactcgcatccatgaggacacaggtttgctccctggcctcgctccgtgggttaaggatccggcgttgccatgagctgtggcgtatgtaggtcacagacctggcttggatctggtgtggctgtggctggggcgcaggcctccagctgtggctccaatgcaacccctagcctgggaacctccatatgctgtgggtgcagccctaaaaagacaaaaacaaagcaaaacaaaacacaaagagcaGGTGAGATCCCAGCCAACTTTTAGCAGGGATTGTGTGGCATCTGGCAAATTGGTTCCAAAAGGCATATCCAGATGCCAAGAAATAGCCCAAGCAAGGCAGAAGCAAGGAAGACAGACCTAGAAGACCCACACGGTAGAgacactggggggtggggggtgggcggaGGGGTAAGCGCAGGGACCGACGGAGCTCGGATAGAAGAAGCCAGACCTGTGACCCCGTCTGGGGACCACGCGGGGGACACGGCGACGCCGCTGTGCAAACGCGGTCTTCTCAGGAGAGCGTGGCAGCAGCCCCACTGGAAAGgtagagagaaaggcaaatctgGAGCCGCAGGtcacactgctttaaaaaaatccagtgcaataacattgagaactttgtctagatactcatgttgcaacagaagaaagggtgggggaaaaatgtaattgtaatgtatacatgtaaggataacctgacccccttgctgtacagtgggaaaaaaaaaaaaaaatccagtgcagATATACTGCAGAGGGCAAAGCCTTAATGGGCAAACAGGGGGTCGGCATGGGGACTGTTAGAGGGGAAACGAGACGCAGGGGACAGAGGCGCTGGAGAAGCCCGGGGCGCTGAGCTCCACGCACAGACGTCAGTACGAATGTGCCATTTCTGAGTGGATCGGTCCCCAGCTCTGACAGCTAAAAGGTATGAAAACCACACCCCTGGGGCGACGGGcaagcccagccccaccccgccGACCCCACTCAGAGGGAAAGCCGCTGACTCCAGGGCCGGGGAACTGAAGGCGCAAGACGAGCCTGGGCCCCTCTGCTGAACGAGAGACACTTCGAAAAGGGcgttaaaaaaataactctaggagtccccacggtggctcagtggaaacgaacccggcaagcatccatgaggatgcaggttcgatccctggcctcgctcagtgggttgaggacctggtgttgccgtgaactgagctgtggggtaggtcgcagaggcggctcagatctggtgttgctgtggccgtggtgtaggcccgcagttccagctctgattcgacccctagcctgggaacctccatgggccaggggcacagccctcaaaagacaaaaattaaaaaaaaataaaaataaaaaaccacctCTACACCAACACTAAATAAGCAACAGCAGTACGTGAAGGAATAAAATAAGTGAAGTAGGGGGTTTGCGGAAGCTCATCCCGACGAAAGACGACCAGCTCATAAATGGAGCTCTGGCCCCAGGTCATCACCTTGGACCCATCAGGTGGTAATTAGTCCGGGCAGGAATCATTaatgtttgtttacttatttatttatttgggctgcacctacagcatttggaagttcccaggctaggggtcgaacgggagctgcagctgccggcctgcaccacagccacagcaacacggaatccaagcccatggcaacaccagactcttaacccactcggtgaggccagggatcgaacccacatccccacagatactagctgggttcttaacctgctgagccacgacgggagctccaagaatCATCAATAAATACTAGAAGTGGTGGGTGAAAGGCGAACGGCACAGCTTTTCTTGCCACGGGGGCGACTCTCCCTGGCGGAGGTCACCTCAACCAGAGGACCCAGGGGGACGTCGCAGACACCGAGCCAGACCGAGGTCGGGTCTCCACACACGACACACTGAGGACACGTCCGTGGAATTCCGGAGGACCGTGTGCAAAACACGCAATACCCAGTACCCACTACCACCCAAGACAAAGAGGGCAGAAGACTGGGAAAGGCTCGGCCAGGGCAGGTGCACAgactgcaaacacacacacaaagggtgCACCACGTCCGTAGACACCAGAGAGCTACCAGTTAAAGCTGCAAGGAGCCACCACCCCAGACCACGAGGGTGgcttaaaagaaagacaaagccaAGTGCCGACGAGAAGACGGAACACCGGGAATTCTCCTGGTTGGCTGGTTGGGATGGAACGTGACAGAACTACCGCCGACAAGAGTTTGGGCAATTGCTTATACAGTTAAAAATACACTCACGGCGGGACCCACACTCTCACTCCTAAGCCAACTCACCCAACAGAACTGAAAACTGAACTGTGCATAAAAACCCGGACACCGCGTTGCAGCATCTCATTCCATAACGACGACAAACTAGCAACACCCCAGAGGTCCTTCACCTGGCAACCAGATGAACCCATGACGGAGTACTACTCAGCAGGCAAAAAGAAGGAGCTTGCGCTCACACCACACAAATGATCAAATGCCTTCTGACTCGAAGGTCACGTGCTGCGAGACGCCACTGATGTGCCCCACACCAGACCTGTGGTTGCAGGAGctggaagcaggaaagaaaagacccCGAAGgggccccgggggcgggggggcggtgaTAAAACCCGGGAGGTGAAACGGCTCTGGGTCTTGATTACGAAGGAGGCGATCACCTGCCTGTATGTGTTTGTTGAAACCCAGAGGACAAGACGCCCCAAGCAGTAAACTCTAcggtgtttggatttttttttttttttgtctttttgcagcatatggaggttcccaggctaggggtccaatcggagctgtagcccccggcctacgccagagccacagcaacgcgggatccgagctgtgcctgcaacccacaccacagctcacggcaacgccggatcgttaacccactgagcaagggcagggaccgaacccgccacctcatggttcccagtcggattcgttaaccactgcgccacgacgggacctccggTGTTTGgattttaaagtggaaaaaaagacaagtggCTGTTTCACAGTGACATTATCATAAAGTTCAGAGCTTACGAAGAAGTAAAATCCATGACAACAGTTCCACAAAGGACCAGGGCGGGGAAAGGAAAATACACAGTTTCGAGGGTCCGAATCCCACGGGAGGGAGCAACAAACCCGACGGGATCAGCCGAGACTCACGAGGCAACTCCacacggcgggggcggggggggggggggtctaatCACTGGGTCACCAGCAGAGCTCAGGAGGAACGCTGGAGAGATGCAGTCCCAAAGTGCGGGACGGAGTTCCTGCCGCGGCTCAGTACCTTAAGGACCTGACACAGCgtctgtgaggacgcgggttggatccctggcctccctcagtgggtgaaggatccggggctgccgcaagctgcagtgtaggccagcagctgcagctccaattcgacccctggcccaggcacttccatgtgctgcaggtgcggccacaaaaataagactaaaaacgtgctggaaaagaggaagaaaacacgGCTAATAAAAAACTACTAGTGAGATAAGAGGTCTGAACCTAATCCCtttgaaaattacattaaatgcaaATGCTCCAAAGACTCCCAATAAAAGAGGATCAGACTGGATAAAGAAGCCGATCTCAACCATGTGCCACCTATAAAATACGTGCCTTAAGACACAGGAAAAGGACGACGGGAGGTCCCTGGCGGTCTAGCGGTTAGGACCCGGTGTTTTCACTACTGCGgcccaggttcgattcctgctcTGGGGACTAAGGGGCCACATCAGGGCACTGCGTGccacagataaataaaatacaataaagtgACAGTAAAAGGCTAGAAAGAGCCAATGCCAGGCACACACTAAATATAAGAACTGGCACGGCTACACGAACACTGCGTGGAccagaaatggataaattctatGAAAGACACACATTACGACAGCCTGAACAAGACAAAAGAGAAGTTCTGTAGCGCTCTGTATCTACACCAACAGAATATGTACTTAAAAATCTTCccacagtgaacaaaacagcaaACCTGCAGGCCCAagtggcttcactggtgaatgaATTCTACCCGACGCTTAAGAAAGACAGAACGTCAAACGTACACACACGCCTTCAGAAAATAAGGGACAAGGGGACAGAAGGCTGGCGTGTCCTCCTGTCCCACCAGACAAAGATGCTGCAGGCAAACCATGGATGATCTGCCTTCACGAACACAGATGCCAACCTCCTTAAGAAAATATCAgccaattgaggagttcccgtcgtggtgcagtggaacgGAAGAGTGGTCCAACCCGCCGCAAGGAACTGGATGCAACCAACACATCAGGAAAACGGAGGCAGTCCCACTTGCACTGGGGCAGTCGCGGCAGCCCAAGGACAACGGCGCCACCCGCCAGCCACGGCCACGGCATGGAGGATGCTCAGCCTCCGGGTTGGGAGGGCCAAAGACCCACCCCCTAAACCGCAGGGACAAATGGCTCTCCAGACACAGTTGATGCAAGagtcaaaaacaaaacatccATCCTGTGTGGTCCCGTGAAGGCAGACCCGCAGGAGCGGGAGGCAGGTGGACGTGGCCCGGCGGGGTTGGGGGGACGCCAGGGGACACTGGGGGCGGGAAACCTGGGGCACCTTGACCATGGGGTGCTTGACTGCTGACGGGGACCAAGCACATCCCCGTGCACTTGGCCTTGGCGTGTCGGCTCATGTGTACACCCGGATACACGAGGCGGACGGCAGGCAAGTCTCGCTCCTGTTCTCCAGGGACGACTCTGCCCCCGGACGCTCCAGAACAGGCGGAAGTAGCGGGGGACGGAAAGCAGGGCGGAGGCTGCCTGCCATGGGGCCAGGGGATGCCAGCAACAGGGCGCCAGGGCCCCCGGGGCGCGGGCACACGCGCTGGCTGACTGCGCCGACGGCGCCCCGGCctggcctcacccgtggcatcaAGTGTGGACGTCCCACCTCAATACAACGGGTCTGAGAAGACATCTCAGGGTGTTTGGGGGTGCGAGGGGTGATTGTGACTTTGCATGGACCCCAGGGAGGCCACAGGGATGAGCCCAGCTGGCACGTGGGGGGCCTGGCTGGCCCTCAGGCAGCTGCCAGGGTGTGAGCTATCTGACACGCTGGCACGGACACCTCTGTCACCAGGTGGCCTACCTGGATGTGACGGGGGACCCTCCAACACCAGGCAGCCCAGGGTAGCGCTGGGCTCTAAGAGTGTGGACCCAGTTAAGGCTGGGCGGCAGTgtggatgggtgggggtggggtggggcctgcAGAACACGTCctgtcctctcccttctctgtggGACCCCAGGTGACAGCCTTGAGCTCTGGGTGCAGGGGGTGGCCTCCGCCAGGCGTCCTGTGACCAGGAGGAGGCCCTGCTGTGGGGAGTGGTGACACTTCAGGCGGGCCCCTCTACCCTGGACCCCCACCCACAGGACAGGACAGCCAGCAGACGCTCAGCTCAGAGGTGGTGCAGGAAAGGGCTGGCCGGGGGAGCGGCGGGGTCAGGGAACATGTGCTGCCGGGGTCTGTCCTGCATCCAGGTGTGGGGACCCGGGCAGACCCCGAGGGGGAGCAGTTCCACCAGCAGCGTCCTGGCGCACCAGCAGGGCACCCCAGAGCCGCCCCTCCTGGAAAAGGGCTCATGTGGACGCGTGGCTGGTGCCTAAACACCCAGGCAGGCCTCCATCTCGGACGCCCACAGGGAGCCCGTCCATCGGTGGGGGGCCCGGGGCCAGACGGTGGGCAGACCCACACAGAGCAGGGGAGGAGCCCGGGCAGGCGTTGGGATCGCCCCTGCCAGCCCTTCCCTCAAGGGCCGAGGGGCGGCCCGCCCTGACCTTGGCCTCCAGCCGTAGCGTGTGTGTGTCCGTCTCCACGGGCCACACCCATCCTGGTGGCCACTGCTCCCAGCCTGCGGGTGCAGACGCGCCCAAGAAGCGTGACCAAGGGGAGGCCACACCAGCAGACCCCTCGTGGTGcgcggtgggggcggggccctctgtgctccccccaaaaaacaaccccACCCCCCGTGACGAACCCGGCCTGAGCACTGGCCCCTGGCTCCCACTCCCGCAGCCACGGGCGTGCAGACACCCACTGCGCTGGGGCCCTGCGGCAGGGCTGCCCTGCGCCCCGAGCGGGGGCCGAGCCCGCTGCCACGGGGGGTGAGTATGACCCTCCCCATCGACACCCCCACTCCTAAGAGCGACACATGCAAACCCCCCAGCGTCCTTGGAGGGGGAGTGGATGAAGCAAGCACGGCACCTGCCCGGGGGCGATGACACGGGACTCGGAGGGAACGGAGGAGACACAGGGGACGGACccaggggggctgggggggcccAGGCTCCACACCCTGCTGTCTGTCACATTCAGCTCCCTGCTCTCCAGACGCTCGGGACACGGGAGCAGCTGACGGCGCTTTAAGGGgacgaggtgggggtggggtcaccGCATGGGGCCTCCCCGCACACAGGGTGCCAGTCAAAAGCCCCCCGAGGGTCACTCAGGCCAAGCCCTCCCCTGGCAGGTGGGGAGACCGAGGCCAGAAAGGACAAGGGCTCCAAGTGCCCGTAGGCCCCAGCAGTTCACCTTAGAACATTCTGGATCCCGGCTCTGAGCGCCCGGCACAGCCTGCGTCCAGGCCCCCCGGGGGTGCCACGATGTCCCCAGTCAGGCCAGGCCAAGGTGTGCagggacctgggggtggggagccagcaCCCAAGACCAGTCCCCCTCTGCCCGTCTGCCCCCATGGACCCTCCCCCGCGCCCAGCGATAGCAGCCACGTCACCGCCAATAACCTAGATTTTAACCAAGAAATCAcacagccctccctgccccacttACGGGCTCACGGAGGAAAAAACCCACACAGGGTCAGCTGCAGGCAGggccccccccacctccgccaccacccaccccacctccaacACCCCCAGGGAGCGGGCAGGGGGCTCTGATCGCCACAGGGCACAGACACACAGGCCTGGGCTGGACGGTGCCCAGCCTGAGATGGACACAGTTTCCAGTCTGAGTCGGGGAGGGCTGGTGAGACGGCCCGGGCACGATTAAGGCAGGAGGCTGCTCAGGGCAGCTCGGCTTCCCCAGCCCTACCCTGGACTGTCCACGGCCACTGTGCCTTGGCTCCCTGGAAGACTAAGGCCACAGGTGGGCCACGCCTGCGCAGGTGAGGGGGACCCGGGTTCAGACGGCCTACTGCCCCCGACCCACTCCCAGTGATCCCAACACCATCCTGCTTCTTGCTGCTCCAGAGGCACCAAGGCCTGAGGACATGCTGGCGGGAAGGGTCCATGCGGGGGGACCCTAGGGAGACATCTGAGCGAGGGTTCTCCTGGGTCCTGCTGCACTGTCCCCTCTGCTGAGCCCCGTCCAGCTGCTGGCACGGGGGACTTCAGGGACCGAGGGTAGCCTGTCTTCTCGGGAAGGGCTCGGGAGCCGGCCCAGCTGCCTCTGGCCCAGCCTGGGCTCCCCTGGGGGCTGTCGGCCGGGGGCAGAGGAAAACGGCACCCGGGTGGCTCCTGGGGTCCCAGCAAGGCCTGCCTCCAGCAGGGCTCACAGGGCTCTGGGCACCAGGAGCACGAAGCCCTCCCTCTACCACTAAGGAAGCCCAAGTCCCGGTGGAGCTGGTCTGCGTGCTCGCTCGCGTCCTGCGGAATTTGCGCAGGTACGACGAGACGGGTTAAGATAAAGCGATGAATTCTAAGGGGGAACCGAGGCCCAGGGCCCCCGAGGGGGCTGCGCAGGGCAGTGCCTCCCCCTGCAGCTCTGAAAGGGACCCGAGAGAGGGACCCAGGGTGGCCAGACCAGAAGCCGAGATCCAGACGGCCAGCCCTCGGCCACAAGGCGGCCGGATGTCCCAAGGGCCCCAGGCGGCCGGGGCTCCGGCTCActctgcccccaccacccccgggGGCTAATGGCTGAGTGCCcgcctggaggaggaggcgcaGCAGTGGGAGGAGAGGACACGGGAGGCCCCGAAGGGAGGAAAGAGTCCCCACACGGCCCCTTGGGGTCCCAGCTCTGGGATGTCACTTCCCACTGGCACCACACACCCGGTCCAGCCCACTGGACACAGGCCCCGCATGCAGAGCAGCGCAGCGCAGGCAGCAGGCCCGGGCACACAGCCAGTTTTCGGGGAACAGGGAAGAGGCAGGGGGACACCTGGCCGGGGCCTCCACGGCGGACCCTTCACCCAGCAAATCCTCAGCCACCCCTGGGGACCCGATGCAGCCTTCGGGCAGTGATACGGACAGGCCAGGTTTAAAGGTTCCAAAGGCAGGAGTCCTCCCCGAACAAGCTGGGGGGCAACTCGCTCAGTCCCCCTGGCACTTTCCGGCCTGTCCCCCGGGGCTGGGCCCAGGGAGGTGGGTACACATGGGACGGCCCAGGGGGATCTGGCCTGAGCGGCCGGTGGGGAAAGGGCTGAGGTCAAAGGCAGCCTCAAAGGTCCCTTCACAAACAGGGACCCGGAGGCCTCGAGCAGGGGAGGCACCAGCCTGGGTTACACAGCACGCTGTGAAGCCTCAGGCAGGTCCCTGGTCCACTGAGgccctcagtctcttcatctgtccAGGGAAGGCCAGGGCCCCGTCCCACAGGTTACACTGCAGCTGAACTGGCCCGTGGCCTCCCGCCTCATCCCGGACCAAGTGAGAAGTCCTTGGCTGAGGCCCTGCGCGtcagccccaggccctgctcctGCCGGCTCGTCCGGCCGGGGCTAGGGGACTGTCCCCTGCACACCGCCAGCGCAGCGGCCGCCCTGGGCTGTCCAGGGCCCGGATGTGCCCGTCTTCCCGCCAGGCTGCGAGGGCCGCGGGGCAAGGCAGGTTTGCCTCGGGGCCCACGCAGGGTCTGGAGGTCCACCCGAGCCTGGGGGTGGGCGGGCGCCGGGGCGGCGTGGGGCCAGGCCCCCACCGCGCGTTACCTGCGTAGCTGCCCGTGGCCTTGATGTACATCTGGCCGTACTGCTCCTCCACCATGGTGTCGTAGGCCTCGtcgtcctcctcgtcctcctcgtTGTGGTAGGACGTGGGGCTGTCTGTGGTGGGCAGGCTGCTGGCCCCCGGGCTGGTCCGCTCTCCCTGGGAGTAGGGCGCCTGCTGGATGCTGGGGATGAGGGTGGCCAGGCCGGGCACCCCGTAGTAGGAGACCCGGGGCAGCTTGAGAGGGGCCGTGCCCGCCGCCCCCATCGGGCCCGCCGCCACCGGCGCGCCATCCCGGGGCCCCGTCTCCAGCGGGCGCTTGGGGGCCAGGCCCGGGCCGGCGGCCAGCGGCAGCTCCATGGCTTCGTGCTTCACTCGGGTCAGCAGCGGGATGGGCACGGAGGGGGACACGACGAAGgggggcgcggcggcggcggcggcggcggagggcgGCGGGTTGCAGGGGCTCTGGGGCTCGGAGCCGGCGTCCTCCATCACGGCCGTCTGCGAGTCACAGTGGGGCGAGCTCACCTTGAACATGAGGTCTGTGCCGCGCTCCACGATGTGCTGGATCTGCAGGAAGCCGGCCGTGTACATGACCACGAGCTGCTCGCTGGCCGCCATGGTCAGCCTGCCCGTGTAGCAGAAGGACAGGATCTGCTGGAAGCAGGCGGGCGGCACGGTGCCCGGCAGCTCGAAGGCGCTCTTGCTGTTGCCGCTGAACAGGTCGCGGAAGTAGAGGCTGCTGGCGGCCAGGACGGCCCGGTGGGCCTTGAAGGCCTGGCCCTTGACCACAATGGACACATCGCAGTAGAGGCCCAGCAGACGCTGCTCGTTGAGGCAGCCGAGCACGGTGTTCCCGAAGTTGGGAATCTCGATGTGCAGCATCTGCGACATGGCGGGCGGGCGCTGCGGGCTGGCCTCGGACTCTCAGCGCGGGAGCGGCCGAGCGGGGCACATCTGCCGGAGAGAGGGCGCGGGAGAGCCCGCGGTCAGTGCCCGTCCGGAGGACCgagctcccgccgccgccgccgccccccccacTGCCCCGAGCGCCCGGTGCTCCCtctgggcacccccacccccgccgccccccgccgccccggccGCAACCAGCCAGACCAGGTCTCGCGGCCCCCCTGGCCTTCGGCTGGACCCCAGCCGAGCCGTCAACGGTGCCCAGGACACGAGACGCTCCCGCCAGGTCCCAGCCAGGAGGGTGCCCGCCACACCACCCTGGGCCGCGCATGAGCCCCCAGGGCTGGCAGAGACCCCGTCCTGGCAGAAGACAGGAACAGGGACCAGGAGGGGGGACAGGGCGGTTCGACGGCGCTGCCGGAGGGGCGAGGGCGGCAGGCCTGCATCTGCAGAGCACCCCTCTCCCGGGAAAAAGTTAGCAGCCAAGGACCACTCCCCACCTTCCCCCAGGGCGGCGGGGGAGCAGAGGGGGAGTGTTGGGGTCTCTCGGAGGCTTTGGTTTCGGTTTGCTGTTGCGCTTTTCCCTCGGAGCAGCTGCGCAGGGGGCCCGCAGGAGGGGGGGTTCTGCCCCCGCCGGTGGAGAAGCCGCCCCCTTGGGCCTCtggaggggcggagggggggcCGCCCAGGGAAGTGAGCCGAAGCTGGGAGAACTCGGCGGCTCCCTCACCTCTGCTCCCCCTCCGGGCCACGGCCAGGGGCTCCCCTGGCCGGCAGCATCCCCGGCCCCCAACTGCCAGCTGGACCGGAGTTGGGAGCCTGTCGCAGCCCCACCTGCCCGCCCGGCCCCCCAGCTCCTGACGCTGGCCAATCCCTGCTGGCTCGTTCCCAGCCCAGGTGACTAGAGGGGTCGTGGGGAGAcgggggagggcagggcaagGGCTCGGCGCTGCCGGCCCCCAGCGCCGAGGGTCCGATGCCCGACTCGGACGGCGGACGGGCCGGAGAAGGCGCCGGCCCAACTCCGCGCAGTCAGCGCCCGTACAAAGGGCCGCTCTGTCCCGCGGGAGCAAAGTGAAGGCGACCGCAGAGGCGCCAGCGGGAGGAGGGCGGAGCGCCGGACCGGCCGCCGCAGGAGTTGGGCAGGTGGGCGGCTGCTGGGCAAGGGGGGGGGGCCCGCAGTGCCCCCGCTGCGGAGAAGTTGCCGGCCTGGCCGGCAGGGGACCTACCTTCGGCCGTTGCCGCTGTGGCCCCGGCACTGCCCGCTCAGCCTGGCAGGGGCAGGCTCGCCCGCACGCCGGCCGCCCGCAGCCGCCAGCTGCTCCGGGAATGCAGCAAACGGAGCGGGAgcccttggggtggggagggcgcgaggagccggaggaggaggaggaggaggaggaggaggaggaggaggaggagcagggcagAGAGTCTCGGCGCTGGGCTCGGCTCAGCTGCACCCAGCCCGGCTCCCGGGGCAGCGCACAGCATCTAAATGAAGAGGCCGGATGCAGACGGACATCCAGGCAGCTCTCGGGAATGAATAGCCGCCTTTGATTTGGGAGCCGAAGTAAATGCCAGCTCCCAGCCCCGGCTTTAAAAACAGTGGAGTGT
The nucleotide sequence above comes from Phacochoerus africanus isolate WHEZ1 chromosome 2, ROS_Pafr_v1, whole genome shotgun sequence. Encoded proteins:
- the NACC2 gene encoding nucleus accumbens-associated protein 2, which codes for MSQMLHIEIPNFGNTVLGCLNEQRLLGLYCDVSIVVKGQAFKAHRAVLAASSLYFRDLFSGNSKSAFELPGTVPPACFQQILSFCYTGRLTMAASEQLVVMYTAGFLQIQHIVERGTDLMFKVSSPHCDSQTAVMEDAGSEPQSPCNPPPSAAAAAAAPPFVVSPSVPIPLLTRVKHEAMELPLAAGPGLAPKRPLETGPRDGAPVAAGPMGAAGTAPLKLPRVSYYGVPGLATLIPSIQQAPYSQGERTSPGASSLPTTDSPTSYHNEEDEEDDEAYDTMVEEQYGQMYIKATGSYAVPEKPEPVPLESRSCVLIRRDLVALPASLISQIGYRCHPKLYSEGDPGEKLELVAGSGVYITRGQLMNCHLCAGVKHKVLLRRLLATFFDRNTLANSCGTGIRSSTSDPSRKPLDSRVLNAVKLYCQNFAPSFKESEMNVIAADMCTNARRVRKRWLPKIKSMLPEGVEMYRTVMGSSAASASLDPEFPAATAQVFEQRIYAERRGDAATIVALRTDAVNVDLGASANPAFEAGEEADGAGSVIQEVAAPEPLPADGQSPPQPFEQGSASTSRPATPAAARRQEGPFPGTL